The Rhinoderma darwinii isolate aRhiDar2 chromosome 11, aRhiDar2.hap1, whole genome shotgun sequence genome window below encodes:
- the LOC142663096 gene encoding histone H2B 1.1 encodes MPEPAKSAPAPKKGSKKAVTKTQKKDGKKRRKSRKESYAIYVYKVLKQVHPDTGISSKAMGIMNSFVNDIFERIAGEASRLAHYNKRSTITSREIQTAVRLLLPGELAKHAVSEGTKAVTKYTSAK; translated from the coding sequence ATGCCTGAGCCCGCCAAGTCTGCCCCGGCGCCCAAGAAGGGCTCCAAGAAAGCCGTGACCAAGACACAGAAGAAGGACGGCAAGAAGCGGAGAAAGAGCAGGAAGGAAAGCTACGCCATTTACGTGTACAAGGTGCTCAAGCAGGTCCACCCTGACACCGGCATCTCGTCCAAGGCCATGGGCATCATGAACtccttcgtcaatgacatcttcgagCGCATCGCAGGGGAAGCCTCCCGCCTGGCTCACTACAACAAGCGCTCCACCATCACCTCCCGGGAGATCCAGACTGCCGTGCGCCTGCTGCTGCCTGGAGAGCTGGCCAAGCACGCCGTGTCCGAGGGCACCAAGGCCGTCACCAAGTACACCAGCGCCAAGTAA